From one Solanum stenotomum isolate F172 chromosome 12, ASM1918654v1, whole genome shotgun sequence genomic stretch:
- the LOC125847235 gene encoding uncharacterized protein LOC125847235 produces MRDMIIEQNDTIAAIRRENDVVPPNNGKKVKLVVVELSDYAASWWKKLARDRLQEELPPIATWAEMKRVMRKRFIPSYFQRDLQSRLQHLKQGSMSVDEYFKSMDIRIQANCMEEEDVTIARFLNGLNTEIANQNNSWRSRPNTISKKPWSTQDGKAPSKPQDDRGKGKVEEGGKTFNPKSSTPSSSIQCHKCHGRGHMMHECPSRRNILLRENGEYESEKSEGEEEEGEGVSEEDDLELPNDGIIGVVRRIMTINLGSVDEGQRENLFHTRCEIKGKTYSMIIDGGSCANVVSSYLVDKLGIACMKRSTQYRLQWLNDYGEVKENKQCMISFNVGRYEDEILCDVVPMQACHVLLGRPWQYDRDTTHHGRKNRYSLLHNDVFPDDTPKGLPPLRGIEHQINFVPGSQLPNRLAYWSNPEETKELQRQVEELLGKGFV; encoded by the exons ATGAGGGATATGATTATCGAGCAGAATGACACCATAGCTGCAATTAGGAGGGAGAATGATGTTGTACCCCCAAATAAT GGTAAGAAAGTTAaacttgttgttgttgagttatCTGATTATGCTGCTTCTTGGTGGAAAAAGCTTGCTAGGGACAGATTGCAAGAGGAACTACCACCTATTGCTACGTGGGCAGAGATGAAGAGGGTAATGAGAAAGCGATTTATTCCATCATACTTCCAAAGAGATCTACAATCTCGCCTTCAACACTTGAAGCAAGGCTCCATGTCGGTGGATGAGTACTTCAAAAGCATGGATATTAGGATCCAAGCTAACTGCATGGAGGAAGAAGATGTTACAATAGCTagatttttaaatggtttaaataCAGAAATAGCTAAT CAAAATAACTCATGGAGAAGTCGACCAAATACTATCTCTAAGAAGCCATGGTCAACTCAAGATGGGAAAGCCCCCTCCAAACCTCAAGATGATAGAGGTAAAGGTAAAGTTGAGGAGGGAGGTAAAACCTTTAATCCTAAATCTTCTACACCTTCAAGTTCTATTCAATGTCACAAATGTCATGGAAGGGGACATATGATGCATGAGTGTCCAAGTAGAAGAAACATCCTACTTAGAGAGAATGGAGAATATGAGAGTGAAAAAAGTGagggggaagaagaagagggagaagGTGTAAGTGAGGAAGATGATTTGGAACTGCCTAATGATGGTATAATTGGGGTGGTTAGGAGAATTATGACTATCAATTTGGGTAGTGTTGATGAAGGGCAGAGAGAGAATTTGTTTCATACTAGGTGTGAAATAAAAGGGAAGACTTATTCTATGATTATTGATGGGGGAAGTTGTGCAAATGTGGTGAGTTCATACTTGGTGGATAAACTAGGAATTGCATGCATGAAGCGCTCTACCCAATATAGGCTCCAATGGTTGAATGATTATGgagaagtaaaagaaaacaaacaatgcatgatttcattcaATGTTGGTAGGTATGAAGATGAAATTCTTTGTGATGTAGTTCCAATGCAAGCATGTCATGTTTTACTTGGCCGACCTTGGCAGTATGATAGGGATACTACTCATCATGGGAGAAAGAATAGGTATAGTCTTCTGCATAATG ATGTTTTTCCTGATGACACTCCAAAGGGATTACCACCTTTGAGAGGGATTGAGCACCAAATAAACTTTGTGCCTGGGTCTCAACTTCCTAATAGGCTTGCCTATTGGAGCAATCCTGAAGAGACCAAAGAATTACAAAGGCAAGTTGAAGAATTGCTTGGAAAGGGATTTGTTTGA